CCACCGGAAATACCGATCACAGCGCCTGATTTTTTCAGCTTTCCGCGTATCTGTTCGAGGATGGTCGTGCACATTTCATCGACGACCGCCTTGGCGTCAATCTTCAAACTATCCTTGTTGAACTCCACTTGCTTTCCTGCCTGCTGTTCGGTTAAGGCCTCCTGGCTGCCCAGTATATTACCACTACCGATGGCCCTTGGCAACCCGATATTTACGACTTCGCGACGCGGCTTTCACTCGGCCGACCGAGCCGTTCCTTCAGTTTATCGGCGACATCAGGACCGGCTTAAGCCCCATGGTCTTTCAGAGTTCGACGTGTATCGGGCCACTGATAAGGCCCATTGCAAGCCTCTACCGACGGGGGCCATCACCCAGCGGCCAGAAGGTGTAGCTGAGTCGCACTGCCCCCTGTCCGTTGTCAGCGTCGATTTTCAGCACTTTGATCATCGCCCAATGACCCTCGGACGTCAACATCCGAATGGAGTCACCCTCCCGGACCTCCACGCGGTTGGCGGCCTGCTTGGGAGCCAGGCCACTTCGAAAGTCTTCTGTTTCCCAATCCAACTCAGGGTTCGACGCCGGCCAGAACAGGTTGTGTCGCAGAAAACTGTCCAGGCGTGAAGGAGAGGCAATGAAGTGCGCGCCGTCTTTGGAATAGTAATAAAGATCATTATCGATATTGTCGGCCCTTACATGCACACCCTGGGCCAACGAAAAACCGTCCAGGGCTCCTGAGTATCGCCGAACAAGTTCGAACTCTCCTTGCGGACCACACAAACCGCCAATCGGCTCGGATGGTGACGACAACGTCCGATCCGCAAAGACAACGCGCACGGCTACCTGGTACAACACACCGTTGTTAAGATTGGTAGCCTCATAGTAGATTATCCCGTCGTCCGGGTCGGTGTCACCGGGATAAACGACATCGTTGTGCGGTTCAAACGGCAACGCAGAAGTGTCCGCGAATCGTTCAATTGAAGTCGGACTGATGTAGATGTTGTAGCCGCTGATCAGACGATCACAATCGGTTTTCCACCCGATTTTCATGCTGCCGTCATTGGTTTCTACCATGGTACTATAGGGTTGACAGATCGCGGCTCGTTCATGAGCCGGTTTGGGTGGACCGCATCCGGCTGCGATGATCGCCACGCCGATAGCTACGAGGCTGATTCTGTGGGCGGCAGACGCCCTCGTCTGCCCCGGCATCCAGGTGGCGCACGAGGACGTACACCACGCACAACACCGTGGAAAGGCTGCTATAAAAACGGCTAGAAACTTCAAACTACGATCAACTCGAGTTGCCGGGGGCATAGAAACCTTGCTCCGCCATCCACTATCAGCACATCCTCTTCCAGACCGACACAACCGATTCCCGGCAGGTTGATTTCAAGTTCAAGTGTAAAAACGTTGCCTGCTTCCAGCTTCATTTCCGCTGTCTTGCCATAACGCTCCCACTTAGGTCCGATTATCGCGCCGCCATCGTGAACGGCGCGGCCCAGCTGATGTCCCAGCGCATGTTGGTACTCGGCATAGCCGTTATCCAGGAGCATTTCGCGGGCAATGGCGTCGATCTCGAAACCACGGGCACCCGGTTGAGCGCGGCCGGCCGTCTCGGTGATGATGTCACGCACCTGTTCGAACGCCTCGCTCAGATGTTCTGGCGGTCCAGCTTCATTGGGGCGACGAAAGTACACCAGTCGTTGCAGGTCTGAGCAGTAGCCTTCGATCCGAGCGCCGAAATCGACGTGCAAAAGATCACCCGGCTCCAGTTTGGCATCGGTCGGCAAACCATGTCCCGGCGATGTTTTGTCGCCGGCGTTGACTATAGTGCCAAAGGAATTAGCTGAACCTAAGCGATCAATCTCAGCATCGATGACGGCGCCGATTTCCTTTTCGGTCATGGCGGTGCCGAATTCCGGAACCACGTTTTTGAATGCTTGATCGGCCAACACGGCAGCCCGGGCCACCAGGTCGACTTCGCTATCGAGTTTTCTCGCGCGGAGCTTTGTGCAAACATCGGAAGCCGACACCAGCCGGTCGGCGAAGTCGGTCCCGTCCAGGTAGCCCAGTATAGTAAGATACATGCCGTGCGTCAGACCGTCGGCAGCCGGATTGTCCGGAGAGTAATTGAGCGCAATCCGCGACGGGTTTAGTCGTTCGATGGTTTTGCGAAAGTCATCGCGCACACCTTCGGTGTAGGCTGTTACTTCGGTAAACCAACCGCAACGTCTGTAATCCTCCACATCCAGATTGCCCACCAAGGCGATAGCATCACCCTCGCGCGTGTAAAAGAAAAACGACTGCCAGGTTGCCTGATGTCCAACCACCAGCGACAAAAGTGGGTCGGCCATGATCGATGTTTCGCGTACGGCCATCAGCCACAGGTCTATCTCCAGTTCCCCAAGAAGCCGATGGGCTTGTTGGATCTTCTGCCGGGTCAAACTCATGCCGGCCAAGATAGGCGGCAAAGATGGACTTAACAAGCGGAAACCGGGAACGGAGATTGTGATACAGGTCAAAAGTGAAGCTGACAGCGCCAAAAGTAGGCACAGCCGAAATAAGTAGGGCGGGTCCGTCTTCGAACCCGCCACCTTCCTGAAGTGGGCGACAACCAAACCCCTCTAAACCGAAGCTGACAGGGGATAAGCCCACGGGCTCGAAATTTGCCCGCAGGACGGCCCATAACCTCGTGTGACACATTGTGTTACATTCCGGGAAAGTCTTAAAGGCTGTTGGTGAATCGGTCGACATAGATAGGTAGCAGATCGAAAAAATCCAAACGGTTAGAATCGTGTTTCTCTAACGCAGGAGGACAGTATGTACGATGCCGCAAATGACGGCAGTGGATTTGGCATGATGGGTGTGTTGATCATCCTGGCTGTCTACTTCTACTTTGCTTTTTCACAGTTTAAGATTGCGCAGAAAGTTGGCTGCGCCGACCAGGCATGGTGGTCGTTCATTCCGATCGCCAACACATTCCTGTTAATCAAAATGGCCAACAAGGACTGGTGGTGGTTTGTACTCTGCCTGGTGCCGGTGGTGAATATCATCTGTTTCGCCATAATGTGGATGGAAACAGCCAAAGCGGCCGGCCACTCCCCGGTTTGGGGATTCCTGGTGCTGGTCCCGTTTTTGAATTTCGTCGCGATTGGCGTGATGGCGTTCAGCGGCGGGGCTACCGGTGGTGGTATGCCCTCATCGGGCCAGATCGACACTACGCGCAAACCGACGCATGTAGGGTAGCGGACCAGATTCCGTATCGATTTCGCAAAGGCGAGCCGGATGGCTCGCCTTCTCTTTGTGTAGATACCTGCAGGGGTCGGGCGGGGTCGCCCAACGCCACTTGGAACTCGTCCCCCGACTCAGCTCGGGGTGACGTTGCATACGCGCGACGGGTGGCCGCCTCAAACCCGGTTTGGGGCGGAAGACAGTACAAGAGATTCACCCTTCGACTCTGCTCAGGGTGAGGTGGATGGGTGCTTCCGGTGAGTCTTCAAAACAGTAGGTCGAAACCCCTGTGGTTTCGACATCCCGCTCTTCGCGGTGATAAATCACATCTTCGTGCTTCGCGGGATTCTCTTCAAACAAAGACTGGATTCTGGCCTTCGCCAGAATGACCAATCTACAGGGTGCTGATCAGTCTTCGTAGGGCAGGATCCCTGTGATCCTGCCAGATTAGGCGGGTCCGAAGACGGACCCACCCTACTAAGCGAAAATGGATTCCCGCCTTCGCGGGAATGACAGAGGGGCGCGGAGAACATTCTTGCCTGTCGCCGCGAAGCGAAAAACCCATTTATGGGCTCAATACGACTTGGCCCAAATGGCGTCGGTCTTGGCCGGGCCGCCGCAGATGACACAGGTACCATCGGTGCCACTCTGATCAAGCGGCATGAGACGGATCGTAACCTTGAGCTTTGCCGCTTTATCTTCGCACTCCGGGTTGTCACAATACTTGGCCAGCACGAACCCCCCGTGTATCTCAGGTTTCTCACTGTTATCCGGTGCAAAGAACGCCTCGAACGATGCAAAGTCGGTGATATCAGTGTGAGTGTGTTCCTCACGAAGAGCCAGCGCCTGGTCAAAGAGATTCCGTTGAATCTCGCCGAGCGCTGTCACTACCGTTTCAGCGACCTGGTCGCGACCGACCGACTCGGCTGCTTTGACCGAACGATCACGACGGCCCATAAAGACAGAATCCGATTCCATATCGCGGGGACCTATCTCAATTCGGATCGGCGCACCCCGTTTGACCCATTGCCACTTTTTGTCGACCGGACGCATGTCACGTGCGTCGACCTGTACACTCACCGGCTGTCCGGCCCAGGATTGCTTGCGGATGTCATCGGCCACAGCGTTGGCATAGGCCAGCACCTGTTCTTCGGTGCCTGCTTTGTTCAGCATGGGGATTATCACCACCTGTTTCGCCGCTATCTTAGGCGGCAAACGCAGACCGTCATCGTCGGCGTGGACCATGATAACGGCGCCAATCAATCGGCTCGACACGCCCCACGAGGTGGTATACGCCAGTTCAACCTCACCTTCGGCATTGGAGAACTGAATCTCAAAGGCACGCGAAAAATTCTGGCCGAGATAGTGCGAGGTACCGGCCTGCAGCGCTTTGCGATCCTGCATCATAGCCTCGATACAATATGTGGCCACGGCGCCGGGGAATCGTTCGGCTTCGGTTTTTTCACCGACCAACACCGGCAGGGCCAGAGACTCCTCAGCAAACTTGCGGTAGACGTCGTGCAGTATCATCAAGGTTTCCTCGCGCGCCTCTTTCTCGCTTGAATGCGCGGTGTGCCCCTCCTGCCAGAGGAACTCGGTCGTGCGCAGGAAAATCCGCGGACGCATCTCCCAGCGCACGACATTGGCCCACTGGTTGATCAACAGCGGCAGGTCGCGATAGGACTGAATCCATTTTGCGAACGACCGTCCTATAATAGTCTCCGAGGTCGGACGCACGATTAGCGGCTCTTCCAACTCACCGGTCGGCACCAGACGCCCCTCTTTTTCGACAAGTCGGTGGTGCGTAACAACAGCGCATTCTTTGGCAAACCCCTCGACGTGCCCGGCCTCCAGTTCCATGAAGCTGAGCGGGATAAACAACGGAAAGTACGCATTCTCATGCCCGGTCTCTTTTATCAGATCATCCATCCCCCGTTGGAGTTTTTCCCAGATGCCGTATCCCCAGGGCTTGATAACCATACATCCGCGCACGCTGGACATTTCGGCCATATCTGCCGCTTTGATGACTTGCTGGTACCACTCGGGGTAGTCTTCCTGCCTGGTCGGTGCAATCGCGTTCTGTTGTTTTTTGGCGTTCACTGTTCTGTCATCTTTCGAAGTTGTGTTTTTCTTGTCAGCCTGAGCACCGTCGAATGGTGCATGCTTCGACTCCGCTCAACATGAGGTTGACAGGCGGCGTTCGTCCGATGGGTGGCACCCTCAAACTCGGTTTGGGGGTGATAAATCACTTTTTGTGCTTCGCACCTTGTTACTCACGCAAGCACTTCTTACGGCAGCACGCGCGGAGCGCAAAAAACGGGCTTGCCCGCCGCCCCAAATATGATCTGAGGCGGCCACCCACCAGTTTTATTAGCGAGAGGATAGCAGACGACACGGGGAGGCACAAGGAAAATCATCCCAACTTGCCAACTCAGTAGACGGAGATTTGGGGTCGAAACTTCTGGTTCGAAGGACCGCCCTGAGCGCAGTCGAAGAGTGTATGCTTCGACTCCGCTCAGCATGAGGTCGTCAGGCGACGTTTGTCGGTTGGGTGGCCGCCTCAAACCCGGTTTGGGTGTGGACACATCCGCTCCAAACAAGCAGGCTGTGTCATGAAGGGGGTGTCGCAGGGTTCTGATCTCGACGCAGTCGGGATTGTGACCCTGCGATTTTCGGCATCGTGTTGTGAGAGAGCAACCTCAAGAACCACCGGTTCACACGATTGCGACACGGCCTGAAGGCATGAGACGGCTACCTGTGGCTTGCCTGTCAGGAGCATGCGGTCCCCGACTTGCAAAGAGCCGTCACGCAAAGTCGCATGACGGCACAAGGAAGATAGAGTCCCACTTTCGCAGGAGTGAGAAGACTTTCCGGGCGGTGGTTAGCGCCAGTAGCTGAAGTCTATTTCGAACTCGTCCGTGCGACCGTAGATGGATGACTCGAACTGATGTCCGAATCCGGTGTTGAGCACCCAACGGTGCTGCGTGTTGTCGAATCGCAAGCCTGTTTCCCAGACTCTGACCAACGGTATGGTTATACCCTTGAGCATCGTTAAGGCCGTCGTCCGGCTCTTCGCGTTGGCCTTCTGCCAAACCGATTTGGCGATCCGGACTTTCATGACGCGAGGGCTTCCATCCACCAGAACGGTGCAATCGGCGTCAAATTCCCACATACCGTAACTCCCTTTATTTAGAACTCCATCAGGCGCCTTCACCTGATTATCTCATTGGTCGGTCCAAAACTCCTTGTATTGCGCGCGCCAACTTTGCGGCACCCGCTAAGCTATACAAACATATAATACGTGTCAAGTTGAGCTTCTCGCAGGAAGTTAAACTGGTTGCCTTTAATAAGTCGGCTCCCCTATCTTGCCGGTGAAAGGAAGGACTCCGAGCCGGTTGGTGGGCAATCGGCCCGGACAGTGCGTGGTTGTATGAGTCTGGAGAGATTCGTTGCCGGAAGATATCTGAGAAGCGGGCATGCGTTTCTTTCGGTATCCACCTGGATCACGATGGTCGGTGTGACACTGGGGGTGGCCGTCGTCTGCTTTGTGATGTCACTGCACAACGGTTTCGAGCGCGAGATTCGTTCACGGCTTTTGGGCACCACATCGCACATATCGATCTTCCCACTGCACCACGAACTTATTGAAGAGTACGAGCAATTGGTCGATCAATTGGAATCGGTTGACGGTGTCGTGGCCGCCTCGGCGTTTATCTACTACAAAGTGGCTATCCAGTCGGCGTCAGCCGGTGACGGCATAATTCTGCGCGGTGTGGATTTGGAAATGGAGAAGAAGACTTCCAATATCGCAAGAGACATGAAGGTCGGCGAGTGTTCCTTCGAACCGAAAATGATCGACAGCGACACCGTGCCCGGCATGATCATTGGCAGCCATCTGGCCGAACGATTGAGTGTGTACCTGGGTGAGCCTGTCTGGCTGTATTCCATTCGAGGTGAGGACTTGCAGAAACGTTCACGCCCGCGCGTGGCCAAGTTTCAGATTTCCGGCATTCTGGAAACCGGGATGTATGAATTCGACGCCCAGATGGCCTATATAGCGCTGGCCGACGCGCAGAAACTGTTCAAAACCGGCCATGCTGTCACGGCGGCACATCTTAAGCTGACCGACATATATGATGCGGAATATGTCACGCCGGTGATCGACTCCATCCTCGAGTATCGCTACGATGTTGTGCCCTGGAACATCCTGCACAAAAACCTCTTCTCCTGGATCGCCATAGAAAAGAAGATATTATTCCTGGGTTT
Above is a window of Candidatus Zixiibacteriota bacterium DNA encoding:
- a CDS encoding DUF5684 domain-containing protein — its product is MYDAANDGSGFGMMGVLIILAVYFYFAFSQFKIAQKVGCADQAWWSFIPIANTFLLIKMANKDWWWFVLCLVPVVNIICFAIMWMETAKAAGHSPVWGFLVLVPFLNFVAIGVMAFSGGATGGGMPSSGQIDTTRKPTHVG
- a CDS encoding Xaa-Pro peptidase family protein, coding for MAVRETSIMADPLLSLVVGHQATWQSFFFYTREGDAIALVGNLDVEDYRRCGWFTEVTAYTEGVRDDFRKTIERLNPSRIALNYSPDNPAADGLTHGMYLTILGYLDGTDFADRLVSASDVCTKLRARKLDSEVDLVARAAVLADQAFKNVVPEFGTAMTEKEIGAVIDAEIDRLGSANSFGTIVNAGDKTSPGHGLPTDAKLEPGDLLHVDFGARIEGYCSDLQRLVYFRRPNEAGPPEHLSEAFEQVRDIITETAGRAQPGARGFEIDAIAREMLLDNGYAEYQHALGHQLGRAVHDGGAIIGPKWERYGKTAEMKLEAGNVFTLELEINLPGIGCVGLEEDVLIVDGGARFLCPRQLELIVV
- a CDS encoding ABC transporter permease, giving the protein MSLERFVAGRYLRSGHAFLSVSTWITMVGVTLGVAVVCFVMSLHNGFEREIRSRLLGTTSHISIFPLHHELIEEYEQLVDQLESVDGVVAASAFIYYKVAIQSASAGDGIILRGVDLEMEKKTSNIARDMKVGECSFEPKMIDSDTVPGMIIGSHLAERLSVYLGEPVWLYSIRGEDLQKRSRPRVAKFQISGILETGMYEFDAQMAYIALADAQKLFKTGHAVTAAHLKLTDIYDAEYVTPVIDSILEYRYDVVPWNILHKNLFSWIAIEKKILFLGFILIVVVAAFSIISTLVMLTMEKRSDIGILKTIGLTPAKVRKIFVLNGLTIASVGVVGGWALALAAAWVQNSYELISLPPDIYFISYLPIEARWFDFLASGAVAGFICFLAALYPATRAARLSVVDIVRQ
- the proS gene encoding proline--tRNA ligase, coding for MNAKKQQNAIAPTRQEDYPEWYQQVIKAADMAEMSSVRGCMVIKPWGYGIWEKLQRGMDDLIKETGHENAYFPLFIPLSFMELEAGHVEGFAKECAVVTHHRLVEKEGRLVPTGELEEPLIVRPTSETIIGRSFAKWIQSYRDLPLLINQWANVVRWEMRPRIFLRTTEFLWQEGHTAHSSEKEAREETLMILHDVYRKFAEESLALPVLVGEKTEAERFPGAVATYCIEAMMQDRKALQAGTSHYLGQNFSRAFEIQFSNAEGEVELAYTTSWGVSSRLIGAVIMVHADDDGLRLPPKIAAKQVVIIPMLNKAGTEEQVLAYANAVADDIRKQSWAGQPVSVQVDARDMRPVDKKWQWVKRGAPIRIEIGPRDMESDSVFMGRRDRSVKAAESVGRDQVAETVVTALGEIQRNLFDQALALREEHTHTDITDFASFEAFFAPDNSEKPEIHGGFVLAKYCDNPECEDKAAKLKVTIRLMPLDQSGTDGTCVICGGPAKTDAIWAKSY